One Mercurialis annua linkage group LG3, ddMerAnnu1.2, whole genome shotgun sequence DNA window includes the following coding sequences:
- the LOC126673467 gene encoding DNA polymerase zeta processivity subunit produces the protein MADETAKILVEFLEVAITSIVYVKGIYPTAAFERRRYLNVVVQRAKHPELRDYIHSAVTSLLPFIPKGLVERVAVVFFNNDCVPVERFIFKLTVSQSNGLTVEESGLEFSLRSFLMKLSVSSPLTQVLPNGCRWEIISYFREIPEIGTSKDAELWIPTDTKQWQQPPRITPVKSMSSEPLCLQLYVEHPSVSEPKSEEENAG, from the exons ATGGCAGATGAAACGGCTAAAATTTTGGTTGAATTTTTGGAGGTAGCTATTACATCAATAGTGTATGTAAAAGGAATTTACCCAACCGCCGCGTTCGAACGACGAAGGTATCTAAACGTCGTCGTTCAAAGAGCTAAACATCCAGAGCTCAGAGATTATATTCACTCTGCTGTTACTTCTCTTCTTCCTTTCATCCCAAag GGATTGGTGGAGAGAGTGGCGGTAGTGTTCTTTAATAACGATTGTGTTCCGGTGGAGAGGTTTATATTCAAGCTTACAGTGAGCCAATCTAATGGACTGACAGTTGAAGAGAGTGGGTTAGAATTTTCTCTTAGATCCTTCTTGATGAAACTCTCCGTTTCATCACCTCTTACTCAAGTTCTTCCTAATG GTTGTAGGTGGGAGATAATATCTTACTTTCGAGAGATTCCGGAGATTGGTACGAGTAAAGATGCGGAGCTATGGATCCCGACGGATACGAAGCAGTGGCAACAACCTCCACGAATAACGCCGGTGAAGTCGATGAGCAGTGAGCCTTTATGTTTGCAATTGTACGTGGAACATCCTAGTGTCTCTGAACCCAAATCTGAAGAAGAAAATGCAGGCTGA
- the LOC126673466 gene encoding LOW QUALITY PROTEIN: KRR1 small subunit processome component (The sequence of the model RefSeq protein was modified relative to this genomic sequence to represent the inferred CDS: deleted 2 bases in 1 codon): MATLEDGDLATKNNKNQKPKHKGKHDKPKPWDEDPNIDHWKIEKFDPSWNEGGLLEVSSFSTLFPQYREKYLQEVWPMVKSSLKGHGIACELNLVEGSMTVSTTRKTRDPYMIVKARDLIKLLSRSVPAPQAIKILNDEVQCDIIKIGSLVRNKERFVKRRQHLVGPNSSTLKALEILTGCYILVQGNTVAAMGSFKGLKQVRKIVDDCIQNKMHPVYHIKILMMKKELEKDPALKNEIWDRFLPKFNKRNVKQKKPKSKEKKPYTPFPPEQQPRKVDLELETGEYFMNTQKKEAKKWQEKQQKQAEKTAENKRKRDASFIPPEEPKERDVGKSEDKNNDVASIAMSIKKKAKDFGNKKAVENVNAEEYIAGSEKKQSKKKIKACLVQKFILM, encoded by the exons ATGGCAACATTAGAGGACGGAGATTTGGCGACGAAGAATAACAAAAACCAGAAGCCAAAGCACAAAGGAAAACACGACAAGCCAAAACCATGGGACGAAGATCCAAACATAGACCAttggaaaattgaaaaattcgaTCCTTCATGGAACGAAGGCGGCTTACTCGAAGTCAGCTCCTTCTCTACTCTTTTTCCTCAGTACAGAG AGAAATATTTGCAAGAGGTATGGCCTATGGTGAAATCTTCTTTAAAGGGGCACGGTATCGCGTGCGAGCTTAACCTG GTTGAGGGGTCGATGACGGTTTCGACTACTAGAAAAACTAGAGATCCTTATATGATTGTTAAAGCTAGGGATCTTATTAAGCTTCTATCGAGGAGTGTTCCTGCACCTCAG GCTATCAAAATTTTGAATGATGAAGTGCAATGCGATATCATCAAGATTGGTAGCTTGGTTCGGAATAAG GAGCGATTTGTTAAAAGAAGACAGCATCTTGTTGGACCAAATTCTTCCACTTTAAAG GCACTTGAGATTTTGACAGGCTGCTACATTTTGGTTCAG GGGAACACTGTGGCAGCGATGGGATCATTTAAAGGTTTAAAACAAGTTAGAAAGATTGTGGATGACTGCATCCAAAACAAAATGCATCCAGTTTACCATATCAAG ATTCTAATGATGAAGAAAGAGCTTGAAAAGGATCCAGCATTAAAAAATGAGATCTGGGACAGATTCCTTCCGAAGTTTAATAA GAGAAATGTCAAACAAAAGAAGCCCAAGAGCAAAGAAAAGAAACCATATACACCATTCCCTCCTGAACAACAACCTAGAAAG GTTGATTTAGAACTGGAAACTGGGGAATACTTTATGAACACCCAGAAGAAAGAAGCAAAGAAATGGCAAGAGAAACAGCAGAAGCAAGCAGAAAAAACAGctgaaaacaaaagaaaacgagATGCTTCTTTTATTCCTCCGGAg GAACCCAAAGAGCGGGATGTGGGTAAATCTGAGGATAAAAATAATGATGTGGCCTCCATTGCCATGTCTATCAAG aaaaaagcAAAGGATTTTGGGAACAAAAAAGCTGTTGAGAATGTTAATGCAGAGGAATATATTGCTGGATCAGAAAAAAAACAATCCAAGAAAAAG ATCAAAGCATGTTTAGTACAGAAGTTCATACTGATGTga
- the LOC130014473 gene encoding elongation factor 2-like, producing the protein MVKFTAEGLRRIMDYKHNIRNMSVIAHVDHGKSTLTDSLVAAAGIIAQEVAGDVRMTDTRADEAERGITIKSTGISLYYEMTDESLNSFKGERHGNEYLINLIDSPGHVDFSSEVTAALRITDGALVVVDCIEGVCVQTETVLRQALGERIKPVLTVNKMDRCFLELQVDGEEAYQTFSRVIENANVIMATYEDPLLGDCQVYPEKGTVAFSAGLHGWAFTLTNFAKMYASKFGVDESKMMERLWGENFFDPATKKWTTKNSGSPSCKRGFVQFCYEPIKQIINTCMNDQKDKLWPMLTKLGVTMKSDEKELMGKHLMKRVMQTWLPASTALLEMMIFHLPSPSTAQRYRVENLYEGPLDDVYANAIRNCDADGPLMLYVSKMIPASDKGRFFAFGRVFSGKVSTGLKVRIMGPNFVPGEKKDLYVKSVQRTVIWMGKRQETVEDVPCGNTVALVGLDQFITKNATLTNEKEVEAHPIRAMKFSVSPVVRVAVQCKVASDLPKLVEGLKRLAKSDPMVVCSIEESGEHIIAGAGELHLEICLKDLQDDFMGGAEIIKSDPVVSFRETVLEKSCRTVMSKSPNKHNRLYMEARPLEDGLAEAIDDGRIGPRDDPKARSKILSEEFGWDKDLAKKIWCFGPETTGPNMVVDMCKGVQYLNEIKDSVVAGFQWASKEGALAEENMRGICFEVCDVVLHTDAIHRGGGQVIPTARRVIYASQITAKPRLLEPVYLVEIQAPEGALGGIYSVLNQKRGHVFEEMQRPGTPLYNIKAYLPVVESFGFSATLRAATSGQAFPQCVFDHWDMMSSDPFEPDSQASKLITDIRKRKGLKESMTPLSEFEDKL; encoded by the exons ATG GTGAAGTTTACAGCTGAAGGGTTACGTCGTATTATGGACTACAAACACAATATTCGTAATATGTCCGTTATTGCCCATGTCGATCATG GAAAGTCAACACTTACAGATTCTCTAGTGGCTGCTGCTGGTATTATAGCGCAGGAAGTTGCTGGTGATGTTCGTATGACAGATACTCGTGCAGATGAGGCAGAGCGTGGTATCACTATTAAATCTACTGGTATCTCACTTTACTATGAGATGACCGATGAGTCCCTTAATAGCTTCAAAGGAGAGAGACACGGGAATGAGTATCTTATCAATCTCATTGATTCTCCCGGGCACGTTGACTTTTCGTCTGAAGTTACAGCTGCTCTACGTATCACTGACGGAGCACTTGTGGTTGTTGACTGCATTGAAGGTGTCTGTGTCCAAACTGAAACCGTGCTTCGTCAAGCATTGGGTGAAAGGATCAAGCCTGTCTTGACTGTTAACAAGATGGACAGGTGCTTTCTTGAGCTCCAGGTTGACGGTGAGGAGGCATACCAAACATTTTCGAGGGTCATTGAAAATGCTAATGTCATCATGGCTACCTATGAAGATCCCCTCCTTGGTGATTGTCAGGTCTACCCAGAGAAAGGAACTGTTGCTTTCTCAGCTGGATTGCATGGTTGGGCTTTTACTTTGACCAACTTTGCTAAAATGTATGCCTCAAAGTTTGGAGTTGATGAATCTAAGATGATGGAAAGACTTTGGGGTGAGAACTTTTTTGATCCTGCCACAAAGAAGTGGACAACCAAAAACTCTGGGTCCCCATCTTGCAAGCGTGGATTTGTGCAATTTTGTTATGAGCCTATCAAGCAGATTATTAACACTTGTATGAATGACCAGAAGGATAAACTATGGCCTATGTTGACAAAGCTTGGTGTGACCATGAAGTCTGATGAGAAAGAGTTGATGGGCAAGCACCTGATGAAGCGTGTCATGCAGACCTGGCTCCCTGCCAGTACTGCTCTTCTTGAAATGATGATATTTCATCTGCCCTCTCCTTCCACGGCCCAGAGGTACCGTGTTGAGAATTTGTACGAGGGTCCCCTTGATGATGTGTATGCAAATGCAATTAGAAATTGTGATGCAGATGGTCCTCTCATGCTCTATGTCTCCAAGATGATTCCCGCCTCTGATAAGGGTAGGTTTTTTGCTTTTGGTCGTGTCTTTTCTGGGAAGGTTTCAACTGGTTTGAAGGTGAGAATCATGGGTCCTAACTTTGTACCTGGTGAAAAGAAAGATCTGTATGTTAAGAGTGTTCAAAGAACTGTTATCTGGATGGGGAAGCGGCAGGAAACTGTGGAGGATGTTCCATGCGGTAACACTGTTGCCTTGGTTGGTTTGGATCAATTTATCACTAAAAATGCAACTTTAACCAATGAGAAGGAAGTTGAGGCCCATCCTATTCGTGCTATGAAATTTTCTGTCTCACCTGTCGTCCGTGTGGCTGTTCAATGTAAAGTTGCATCTGATCTGCCGAAGCTTGTTGAAGGTCTTAAGCGGTTGGCCAAGTCAGATCCTATGGTTGTCTGTTCTATTGAGGAATCTGGAGAACATATCATTGCTGGTGCAGGAGAGCTACATCTCGAGATCTGTTTGAAGGATCTGCAGGATGATTTCATGGGTGGAGCTGAGATTATCAAATCAGACCCTGTGGTGTCTTTCCGTGAGACTGTCCTGGAGAAATCCTGCCGTACTGTGATGAGCAAATCCCCAAACAAGCACAACCGTCTGTACATGGAGGCGAGGCCTTTGGAAGATGGGCTTGCTGAGGCTATTGATGATGGTCGTATTGGACCAAGAGACGATCCCAAGGCTCGTTCTAAGATCTTGTCCGAAGAGTTTGGCTGGGACAAGGATCTTGCCAAGAAGATCTGGTGTTTTGGACCTGAAACTACTGGCCCTAATATGGTGGTTGATATGTGTAAGGGAGTGCAGTATCTTAATGAAATTAAGGATTCTGTTGTGGCTGGTTTCCAGTGGGCTTCAAAAGAGGGTGCATTGGCTGAAGAAAACATGAGAGGTATCTGCTTTGAGGTTTGTGATGTTGTTCTTCATACTGATGCTATTCACAGGGGAGGTGGTCAGGTCATTCCTACCGCCAGGAGAGTCATCTATGCCTCTCAAATTACTGCTAAGCCCAGACTCCTTGAGCCAGTTTACTTGGTCGAGATTCAAGCACCGGAGGGTGCTCTTGGTGGTATTTACAGCGTTCTTAATCAGAAACGTGGTCACGTTTTTGAAGAAATGCAGAGGCCAGGAACTCCTCTCTACAACATCAAGGCTTATCTTCCCGTTGTTGAGTCGTTTGGTTTCTCCGCTACACTAAGAGCTGCCACTTCCGGACAAGCATTCCCTCAGTGTGTGTTTGATCATTGGGACATGATGTCTTCCGATCCTTTTGAGCCTGATTCACAGGCATCGAAGCTTATAACTGATATTCGCAAGAGGAAAGGATTGAAGGAAAGCATGACCCCTCTTTCCGAGTTTGAGGACAAGCTGTAA
- the LOC126673465 gene encoding protein WHAT'S THIS FACTOR 1 homolog, chloroplastic has protein sequence MHKSSLFLTSPRSLKSWLNSSAMLVPIKQKSTGGRRPKKKIYHRVYDLDRVMDLQKKPSLILHLKSILQSQKNQSLRLRDLEKQVGFVQKWNFMAVIEKYPSIFYVSGGSNGVPPSVTLTGKAAKIASEEDQARELMEPIVVKNLRKLLMMSIDCRVPLEKIELIENELGLPQDFKNLLIPKYPEFFSVKDFNGKDYLHLENWDSSLAVTAREERLALEGVSTSNPPKKMVRISKDGNFFGPFAFKMCFSTGFRPNASFLEELERWHRMKFPSPYLNARRFDIAEPNARKRVVGVLHELLSLTMEKRMTSMQIDAFHSELLLPSRLLLCLVKHHGMFYITNKGSRSTVFLKEAYDGSNLLEKSPLLLFNDKFVALSGRKETYLSNQIQVSQL, from the coding sequence ATGCATAAATCATCCCTATTTTTAACATCACCTAGATCTCTCAAATCATGGCTAAATTCAAGTGCAATGTTGGTGCCAATAAAGCAGAAGTCAACCGGTGGAAGAAGACCCAAGAAGAAAATATACCACAGAGTCTATGACCTAGACAGAGTCATGGACCTTCAGAAAAAACCATCGCTCATCTTACACCTTAAATCAATCCTCCAATCTCAAAAAAACCAGTCTCTTCGCCTTCGAGACCTCGAAAAGCAAGTCGGGTTTGTTCAGAAATGGAATTTCATGGCTGTCATTGAGAAGTACCCTTCAATATTCTATGTTAGTGGTGGCAGTAATGGAGTTCCTCCCTCTGTAACACTCACTGGTAAAGCTGCTAAGATTGCTAGTGAGGAGGATCAAGCTAGAGAATTAATGGAACCTATTGTTGTCAAGAATTTGAGGAAGTTGTTAATGATGTCTATTGATTGTAGGGTGCCACTGGAAAAGATTGAATTGATCGAAAACGAACTTGGTTTGCCTCAGGATTTTAAGAACTTGTTGATTCCGAAATATCCGGAGTTTTTCTCAGTGAAAGATTTCAATGGAAAAGATTATCTTCATTTGGAGAATTGGGATTCTTCGTTAGCAGTCACTGCTCGAGAGGAAAGATTAGCACTAGAAGGAGTTTCGACATCTAATCCACCTAAAAAAATGGTCAGAATATCGAAAGATGGCAATTTTTTCGGTCCATTTGCTTTCAAGATGTGTTTTTCCACTGGTTTTAGGCCGAATGCAAGTTTTCTCGAGGAACTCGAAAGATGGCATAGAATGAAATTTCCATCGCCATACTTGAATGCGAGAAGATTTGACATTGCTGAACCAAATGCGAGAAAGCGCGTAGTGGGAGTGCTTCATGAACTCCTGAGCTTGACAATGGAAAAGAGGATGACATCTATGCAAATTGACGCATTTCATTCGGAGTTATTGCTGCCATCCAGATTGCTGCTTTGTTTGGTGAAGCATCACGGTATGTTTTATATCACTAACAAAGGTTCAAGAAGTACTGTGTTCCTTAAAGAAGCCTATGATGGTTCTAATTTACTTGAGAAATCTCCTTTATTGttgtttaatgataaatttgttGCACTTAGTGGTCGTAAAGAGACATACTTGAGTAATCAGATACAAGTTTCGCAGTTATAA